A region from the Lolium perenne isolate Kyuss_39 chromosome 4, Kyuss_2.0, whole genome shotgun sequence genome encodes:
- the LOC127347257 gene encoding TPD1 protein homolog 1-like produces the protein MGCSQMRSSAALVVTTLLLLLAFGQASSSPQLQHHLRKMLDVGGAPSPSAIVSAHGCADPEELMRVSESSAGSEYSGVPEYTVEITNTCLDCIVCAVHLSCGDFANTELVDPATFRRLAVDDCLVNDGGPIGPGELITFQYANSFIYDMKIKSASCKCT, from the exons ATGGGGTGCTCCCAGATGCGTTCTTCGGCTGCGCTCGTCGTCACCACGCTCCTCCTCCTCTTAGCTTTTGGTCAAG CATCTTCCTCGCCGCAGCTGCAGCATCACCTGCGCAAGATGCTCGACGTCGGCGGAGCGCCTTCACCGTCGGCCATTGTGAGCGCGCACGGGTGCGCGGACCCTGAAGAGCTGATGCGGGTGTCCGAGAGCAGCGCCGGGAGCGAGTACAGCGGCGTGCCGGAGTACACCGTGGAGATCACCAACACCTGCCTCGACTGCATCGTCTGCGCCGTCCACCTCTCCTGCGGCGACTTTGCAAACACCGAGCTCGTCGACCCGGCCACCTTccgccgcctcgccgtcgacgactgCCTCGTCAACGACGGCGGACCCATCGGACCCGGCGAGCTGATCACCTTCCAGTACGCCAACTCATTCATCTACGACATGAAAATCAAATCCGCCTCATGCAAGTGTACCTAG